One genomic window of Branchiostoma floridae strain S238N-H82 chromosome 4, Bfl_VNyyK, whole genome shotgun sequence includes the following:
- the LOC118412892 gene encoding nuclear receptor-interacting protein 3-like → MSQFKYDREDIREAALKRQQKRLGHHGHAGFVHRDSSDLLPIDDLKKMGTVSKETQPKAIVQQKALKETFRRSDSKEQPGQRNRSMSQDATGTEALIVPSPRPRTGRRHHSCSEYDNSDSPSRLGGDNTLLFIKCKCNDHEVKAVVDTGNIFSVMSEETATTCG, encoded by the exons ATGAGCCAGTTTAAGTACGACAGAGAGGACATCAGGGAAGCGGCGCTGAAGAGGCAGCAGAAGCGGCTGGGACACCATGGCCACGCGGGGTTCGTGCACAGGGACTCCTCCGACCTGCTCCCCATCGACGATCTCAAGAAAATGGGAACGGTCTCCAAGGAGACG CAACCCAAAGCGATCGTGCAGCAGAAGGCGCTGAAGGAGACGTTCCGGCGGTCCGACAGCAAAGAGCAGCCCGGCCAGAGGAACAGGTCCATGTCACAG GATGCTACGGGTACAGAGGCCTTGATCGTTCCCTCCCCCCGGCCCCGGACGGGCCGCAGACATCACTCCTGTAGCGAGTACGACAACAGTGACAGTCCGTCCAGACTAGGCGGCGACAACACGCTACTCTTCATCAAGTGCAAG TGCAATGACCACGAAGTAAAGGCAGTGGTGGACACCGGCAACATCTTCTCCGTCATGTCCGAAGAGACGGCGACAACTTGCGGGTGA
- the LOC118412891 gene encoding oocyte zinc finger protein XlCOF6-like, whose amino-acid sequence MATNSEPSQNKMATNSEPSQDKMAANSEPSQDNMATNSERSQDKMATNSGPSQDKMATNSEPRQYKMSANSDSSQHKMATNSEPSQNKMATNSEPSQDKMAANSEPSQDNMAANSEPSLDKMATKSEPSTNNMATNSEPSQDKMAVNSCPSQNMIAINNDHMYAQAANSVTNQNKIGVACVWSESEVRRTVGRYKLSSDQPAKTFTAEKPHICGVCGYRTQQKNTMAMHMKTHTGQKRFASGGCDLRTAQKSKLKQQIGQKPSMGSTGEDKTTENRTNRTRVQTEGTDAEREIAAATSGDWDRCMITVYPAAKNAFHCNKCDFKTSSYGLLRSHMKIHTTAFHCNKCDFQTSSDGLLRSHMKIHTITFKCEKCQYETVHLGHFTKHMKKHSRNATPLKCGQCAYQTHKRGHMNRHMKIHSEESLKCRECGHKAASKFDLQQHMRTHAAEESPYECCEQCGYRCKPGTRTLSHNGPFLCAECGYGTSCKFAFDTHMETHTICKDCGYKATDKADMLAHKKTNCVTLHPCSECDYRAPTKFDLDRHVKTHAKRSFMCEKCGYMTRYKCALVSHMATHMQDKPFKCGKCDYKTAWKSNLRGHMETHTGRKRFCCEKCDFKASWKSNLRAHMKTHTGQKTFCCEECDFRTAWKSSFKKHVESHWHTFT is encoded by the coding sequence atggccaccaacagtgagCCCAGTCAGAACAAAatggccaccaacagtgagcccagtcaggacaagatggccgcAAACAGTGAGCCCAGTCAAGACAACatggccaccaacagtgagCGCAGTCAAGACAAAATGGCCACCAACAGTGGGcccagtcaggacaagatggccacaAACAGTGAACCTAGACAATACAAGATGTCCGCAAACAGTGATTCCAGTCAGCacaagatggccaccaacagtgagCCCAGTCAGAACAAAatggccaccaacagtgagccaagtcaggacaagatggccgcAAACAGTGAGCCAAGTCAGGACAACATGGCCGCAAACAGTGAGCCCAGTCTggacaagatggccaccaaAAGTGAGCCCAGTACCAACAACATGGCCACTAACAGTGAGcccagtcaggacaagatggctGTCAACAGCTGCCCAAGTCAGAACATGATTGCGATCAACAATGACCACATGTACGCTCAGGCAGCCAACTCTGTAACCAACCAGAATAAGATAGGTGTTGCGTGTGTGTGGAGCGAAAGCGAGGTAAGACGCACCGTAGGTAGATACAAGTTGTCGTCGGACCAACCTGCAAAGACTTTTACAGCCGAGAAGCCGCACATATGCGGGgtatgtgggtacaggacgcaACAGAAGAACACAATGGCCATGCACATGAAGACTCACACTGGACAGAAACGGTTTGCCAGTGGAGGTTGCGATTTAAGGACAGCTCAGAAGAGTAAGTTAAAGCAGCAAATAGGTCAGAAACCGTCCATGGGCAGTACCGGTGAAGACAAGACAACGGAGAATAGGACTAATCGTACAAGGGTTCAAACAGAAGGTACCGATGCAGAACGTGAAATCGCAGCAGCCACAAGTGGTGACTGGGACCGATGCATGATAACAGTTTACCCAGCTGCGAAGAATGCCTTTCACTGCAACAAGTGTGATTTCAAGACGTCTTCCTACGGTTTACTGAGAAGCCACATGAAAATTCACACAACTGCTTTTCATTGCAACAAGTGTGACTTCCAGACGTCTTCCGACGGTTTACTGAGAAGCCACATGAAAATTCATACAATCACATTCAAATGTGAGAAATGTCAGTACGAGACAGTCCATTTGGGACACTTCACCAAACACATGAAAAAGCACTCGCGGAACGCCACACCATTGAAATGTGGGCAATGTGCCTATCAGACACACAAAAGAGGGCACATGAACAGACACATGAAAATTCACAGCGAGGAATCCTTAAAGTGCAGAGAATGTGGCCATAAGGCAGCAAGTAAGTTTGACTTGCAACAGCACATGAGAACCCATGCAGCAGAAGAGAGTCCCTACGAGTGCTGTGAACAATGTGGCTACAGATGTAAGCCTGGCACACGTACCCTGTCCCACAATGGCCCGTTCTTGTGTGCGGAGTGTGGGTACGGGACGTCATGCAAGTTTGCTTTCGACACGCACATGGAAACCCACACCATCTGCAAAGACTGCGGATACAAGGCAACCGACAAGGCTGACATGCTCGCACAcaagaagacaaactgtgttacGCTACATCCATGTTCCGAGTGCGACTACAGGGCACCTACAAAGTTTGACTTGGACCGACACGTGAAAACTCACGCCAAGAGATCTTtcatgtgtgagaagtgtggcTATATGACGCGGTACAAGTGTGCGCTGGTCAGCCACATGGCAACTCACATGCAGGACAAACCATTCAAATGTGGGAAATGTGACTACAAGACAGCGTGGAAAAGTAACTTGAGAGGGCATATGGAAACTCACACTGGTCGGAAAAGATTCTGTTGTGAAAAGTGTGACTTCAAGGCGTCTTGGAAAAGTAACTTAAGAGCTCATATGAAAACTCACACGGGTCAGAAGACATTCTGTTGTGAAGAGTGTGACTTTAGAACGGCTTGGAAAAGTAGCTTTAAGAAACATGTGGAAAGCCATTGGCACACATTCACCTGA
- the LOC118412887 gene encoding uncharacterized protein LOC118412887: MADSEMKPLQDQVGTVNQQSLESHNPPLPAVAVDKPFMCGICGYSTDVVDSLVKHVNTHRTVANSGPSQNKMATNSGANKDNMFTNSEPRQDKMATNSEPSQNKMATNSEPSQDKMAANSEPSQNKMATNSDSSQDKMATNSGRSQNKITPVSEPSQNKMTTNTKSGQDGRRQCAQSGQDGHKQ, from the exons atggcggacagtgAGATGAAGCCCCTACAGGACCAAGTTGGTACTGTGAATCAACAGTCGCTCGAGTCTCACAATCCACCGCTTCCAGCCGTAGCTGTTGACAAACCGTTCATGTGCGGAATATGTGGGTACAGCACTGATGTCGTCGACAGCTTGGTCAAACATGTGAACACTCATCGCACTGTTGCAAACAGTGGCCCAAGTCAGAACAAGATGGCAACCAACAGTGGGGCCAACAAAGACAACATGTTCACCAACAGTGAGCCCAGgcaggacaagatggccaccaacagtgagCCCAGTCAGAACAAGATGGCCACTAACAGTGAGcccagtcaggacaagatggctGCAAACAGTGAACCCAGTCAGAacaagatggccaccaacagtgattccagtcaggacaagatggccaccaacagtGGGCGCAGTCAGAACAAGATTACCCCTGTCAGTGAGCCCAGTCAGAACAAGATGACCACCAACA CCAAGTCAGGACAAGATGGGCGCAGACAGTGTGcccagtcaggacaagatggccacaAACAGTGA